A segment of the Magnetospirillum sp. WYHS-4 genome:
GACGGCACGCGTCATCGCCGCGGACGACATCGACGACACCCGGCGTCGCTATTTCGATCCGGTGCTCAAGGTTACCGTGGTCTCCGTCTTCCAGGGCGATTTCTACATCACCGCCCGGCCGGGGGAGATGCTGTCCACGGTCCTCGGGTCCTGCATCGCCGCCTGCATTCGCGATCCCATCGCCGGGGTCGGGGGGATGAACCATTTCCTGCTGCCCGACGCGGGCGGAGCCGATGGCGGCGGCGCGGGCGTGGAATTGCGCTACGGCAGCTACTCCATGGAACAGTTGATCAACGGCATTCTGTCCCGCGGCGGCCGGCGCGAGCGCCTGGAGGTCAAGGTGTTCGGCGGTGCCAATGTGATCCGGTCGTCGTCGGCCGTCGGACATCGCAACGCCGACTTCATCGAAGGCTACCTGACCAACGAAGGTCTGGCCATCGGCAGCCGCCACCTACGTGGCACCCTGCCTCGCAAGATCCAGTACTTTCCCGCCTCCGGCCTGGTACGCATGAAGGAAATCGCCGAAGTCGTCGCCAACCGGGTCTTCGAGCGCGAGACCGCCCATCAGGTTCGGCTGCGTCCCTCGCCCGCCGCGGGTTCCATCGAGCTTTTCGACTAAGGGGATAAGGAATATCCACAGGTGCCATCACCATTCGCTTCTGATAGGCTTTTGCAGGGGCGTTGTCCGTAGGGGGTATGCCATGTTCGATCTGAAGATTTCCGCCAAATTGCCGTTGGGATTCGTGTCGCTTGCGTTGCTGACCGCCGTGGTGACGGGCATCGTGGCCTTTCATGCGTCCGAG
Coding sequences within it:
- a CDS encoding chemoreceptor glutamine deamidase CheD, encoding MMKPAATARVIAADDIDDTRRRYFDPVLKVTVVSVFQGDFYITARPGEMLSTVLGSCIAACIRDPIAGVGGMNHFLLPDAGGADGGGAGVELRYGSYSMEQLINGILSRGGRRERLEVKVFGGANVIRSSSAVGHRNADFIEGYLTNEGLAIGSRHLRGTLPRKIQYFPASGLVRMKEIAEVVANRVFERETAHQVRLRPSPAAGSIELFD